AGTCCCACCACACCACCGCGGAGCGTGAGGTGTGGGAGGAGACCGGTGTCAGCGGGGAGGTCGTCAGCGATCTCGGGACGATCGACTACTGGTTCGTCTCGGAAGGCCGCCGCATCCACAAGACGGTGCACCACCACCTCCTACGCTATGTCGACGGCGACCTCAATGACGAGGACCCCGAGGTCACCGAGGTGGCGTGGCTGCCGGTGAGCAACCTCGTCGAGCGTCTCGCCTACGCCGATGAGCGCAAACTCGCCCGTCAAGCCCACGACCGGTTGCCCGACCTCGCCCGCGCGGAGGCGAAGGCCGGGCGACGCACCCCGCGGTAGTGAGGCGGCGGATGTCGCGGTCGTCGCGATTGACACTGCCGGTCCGGCCACTGGCCTGTCTCGCCGTGGCGGCCGTGGGGTTGGCGCTCACGCCGGTCGTTCCGGTCGCACCGGCACAGGACGGTCCCGCAGGGGGGACGCTCTGGTCGAATCCCGAGGCGCGGTCCGCGGACCCGGACAGTGGAGTGTCGCTGGAGATCCTCGGACAGCAACCGGCCACGGTTACCGGCAGCGGGGCCCTGGACCTGCGGATCCGCGTGACGAACTCCTCTGACCAGGAGCTCTCGGGCCTGCAGTTGCGTACCCAGCACCAGAATGCCGTGGACGCGCCGGACGGTGTGGCGACATCGTTGATGTCGAATCAGGGGGAGTACCCGTGGGTGGGTCCCTTCCAGCAGCTCGACGGCACCCTGGATCCCGGCGAGGAACGTCAGTTCCGCCTGACCGTGCCCGTCGACGGGCGTGCCGGCAGTCTCAGCGGCCTGGGACTGGAGGGCCCCGGCGTCTACCCGCTGTTGCTCAACCTCAACGCCGACCTGGGGGGATCGGGAACGTCCTTCGTCGCCGCGACACGCACGACCGTGACCGTCACCGAGACGGAGGGCAGCGACAACACCGGGAACCCTGACGAGACCGCCACCGGCCGGCCTGCGGGGATCACCATGCTCTGGCCCCTGTCGTCGAGTGCCACGGCAGGTGCGGGCCAGGTCGGCGACGCTCCCGAACCCAATGAGCTGTACCTTCCCGACGAGTCACTGGCCGAGGAGCTGCAGCCGGAAGGTCGGCTCAGCACCCTGTTGTCGACGTACCGTTCGGCGGCTGCCGACTCCGACGACCTGCAGGAGGCGACGTGCATCGCCATCGACCCTGACCTGCTCGAAACCGTATCCCGGATGAGTGGGGGCTACCGGGTCGGCGAGGCTCCGAGCCCCGTGGAAGAGCCGGTGCGACTCCGTGACCGGTGGACCACTAACCGCACCGGAGACGACTCCGTCGAGGGCACCGGAGCCGCCGATGCCGCGTCGTGGCTGGAAGAACTGCGCACCATCGTCGACGGTCAATGCACCGTCCCGCTCCCGTTCGGCGGCGCTGATGTGGATGCCGTCACCGGGGTCGACGATCCCCGGGTCACCGAACTGTCGGAACGCGGGACGGAGACGATTTCGGACATTCTCGACACCGACTCCGCCGAAGGCGTGGTCGTGCCGGGATCGGGATATGTCTCCGATGCCTCGGTGCAGCGGTTCAGCACCACCGGCAGGGAAACACCGACCACGGTGCTCGTCGCGGATGACTCGGTGGCCACGAACGACGGTGGAGAAGCCGGAATCGTCACCCTGCCGGGTGGGACGCGTGCCCTCCGGTTCCCCGCCGCGCTGGGTTCCGCACTCGCGGCCACCGGGAACAGCCCCACCACGACCGCCTACAGTGCACCGACGTCGCGACGCGACCTCGACGACGACAGTGCGGCCGAACGAATGGCGGCCGCGGTCGGCGTTCTCGACCTGGAACTGAGCGGTGCCGGCTCCTCCGACAGCGCGCCGGCCGGCAATGTCATCGCCACTCCACCGGCGGAATGGACCGTGGATGAGGACGACGCGGCGACGTGGCTCGAGGCGGTGACCGGCCGTCTGGAGGACGGGTCGGCCCGTGCCGTCTCTTTCGGAGCCGCCCTGCGTGGTGTGGCATCCGATGGCTCGGTGCAGGAACCGGAAGCCGATCCCGCACCGGTGGGGGAGGGCGAGGTCGCCGAGGGAAGAGGGCTCGCCGAGGACCTGCACGACTTCACCCGGATCATGGTCGACAACGACAACGTCGCTCTCACCCCTGAGATCTTCACGCGTCCCATGGTTGATGACCTGCTTCGCTCATTGACGGACAATCGTCGCCGGGTCGCCGATGAGCATGCCGCCGCCCGCGACCGCGCAACCGAACGTCGGGGGAGTGTCCGGGCTCTGATCCGCGAGCTGCGTGAGTCGGTGTCTCTTCTGCCGCCGGGCAGCGTGTTCACCCGGACCAGCGATTCTTCACCCCTGATCGTGGTGGCGCGCAACGGGCTGCCCCTGCCGGTGCGGGTGAACGTCGACTACGAATCCGACGACGGGGTCACCCTCAACACGCCCGGGATGCAACTGATTCCGGCACAGGGAAGTGTCACCCTGCAGATGACGACGTCCTTTCCCTCGGACATCCGCGAGACCGACCTGACCATGTATCTCGAAACGCCGGATGACATGCGCATTTCCGATCCGGTGACGATCCGCATGGCGTCCGGCCCCGGCAACGGCGCGCTCGTCGTGGGCATCGGTGTGGCCGTCGTCTTCGGCCTGTTCGCCGTGATCCGGGTGACCAAAAGACACCGGCAGTTAGCGAACCACCGGGGGCGTGCACGAAGATAGAGCGGTGACTGATTCTCGAGAAGACCCCGGCGACGCCGCACATACCGGCGAACGGGGGCGGTTCCGCGCCGCCACCCCGCCGGCGAAAGCTGCGCCATCCCGGTCCTCCCGCTCCTCCGGATCGACCGACCACGACACCAGTGACGCCACCGGCGGCACCGATTCCGGTGCCGACCATTCGAAGCTGAACATGTCCCCCGCCGAGCGGGCGGCGACGGATCCGCGGTTGACCAAGGCGACAGCGGCAGCGTCGAAGACCACCAGTTCGTCCGGCGCGAGCATCACCGAAGCTGCGGACGGTAACGAGGGATCCGGCGCCACGACGGCCTCAGACACCGATGTCGTCCGCGCGACGGGATCGATGGCGATAGCCACCCTCCTGAGCCGGATCACCGGCTTCCTGCGGACCGCTTTGATCGGTTGGGCCCTCGGTGCCGGGGTCGCCAGTGCGTTCAACACCGCGAACACACTGCCGAACCTCATCACCGAGCTGGTGCTCGGTGCGGTGCTCACCAGTCTCGTCGTGCCGTTGCTCGTGCGCGCGGAGAAAGAGGACTCGGACCGCGGCGCAGCGTTCATCAGACGCCTGTTGACCTTAACGTTCACACTGATGATGACCGTCACGGTCATCGCGGTGCTTGCCGCACCGCTATTGACCCGGGTGTCACTGGACTCCGATGGCCAGGTCAACATCGGCATGTCGACCGCGTTCGCCTACCTGGTGCTGCCGCAGATCGTGTTCTACGCACTGTTCGCGGTGATGATGGCGGTACTGAACACCAAGGGCATCTTCAAGCCCGGTGCCTGGGCACCAGTGGTCAACAACGTGGTCACCCTGGCTGTCCTGAGTCTTTACATCCTGCTGCCCAATGAGTCGAAGCTCGGCAAGGATGACGTCGTGACGATCACCGACCCGCACATCATGCTGCTGGGTCTGGGTACCACGCTGGGTGTCGTCGTGCAGGCGGCGATCATGGTCCCCTACCTTCGCAAGGCCGGGGTGGATATCCGACCGCTGTGGGGCCTGGACGACCGGCTGAAGCAATTCGGCGGCATGGCCCTGGCAATCGTGGTCTACGTGCTGATCTCCCAGATCGGCTGGGTCCTCAACAACCGCATCGCCTCCAGCTCCGGTGCAGGCCCGACGATCTACATGCAAGCCTGGCAGCTGCTGCAGGTGCCCTACGGTGTGATCGGCGTGACCCTGCTGACCGCGGTGATGCCGCGCCTGTCCCGCAATGCCGCCGACGGCGACGACAAGGCCGTCGTCAAGGACCTGACCATGGCGACGAAACTGACGATGCTCGCGCTGGTGCCCGTCATCGCCTTCTTCACGGCCTTCGGCACGCTGATCGCCCCCGCGCTGTTCGCCTACCAGGAATTCTCACTCGACGACGCGAACGTCCTGGGCTGGACAATCAGCTTCTCCGCTTTCACGCTAGTCCCCTACGCGATCGTGCTGCTGCACCTGCGCGTGTTCTACGCCCGTGAGGAAGTGTGGACGCCGACGTTCATCATTGGCGGCATCACCATCACCAAGGTGTCCCTGGCGTACCTCGCCCCGCACATCGCCAGCGAGCCCCGTCTGGTGGTCGTCCTGCTGGGCGCGGCGAACGGCATGGGATTCGTCGCCGGAGCCATCATCGGTCACCGGCTGCTGAAACGTTCCCTGGGACACCTCGGCATGCGCAGTGTGCTCAAGACTTCCTTGTGGGCCCTCGGGGCCTCTGCGGTCTCGGCCCTGATTGTCTGGCGTCTGGACGCTCTCGTGGACCGTTTCCTCATTCCGGACGGCTTCATGTTCGGCTTCCTCCTGCGTCTGATGATCGCCGGTGTGGTGTTCCTGGCGATCGTCATGCTGATCATGTCGCGCTCGAAGCTGCCGGAGGTCATGACCGTGGGTGCGACGCTGGCCCGTCTGCCCGTGGTCGGACGGTTCTTCGCCGGTGCCGTCCCCGAGGACGAGGACGGGCGTCCTGCGGCACGTATCACCGAGATGCCGATCGCCGGCATGGCGGGCCTCACGGGACAGGACGTGGTGGGCCCTGCGATGCCGCCGCTGTCGGCAGGCCGGGTCCGCGGTCCGCGTCTGGTCCCCGGTGCCCCGATCCTGCAGGGCCGGTTCCGGCTGCTGTCGGATCACGGTGGCTCACCGGCGGCCCGGTTGTGGCAGGCCCGCGACAACGAGACCGGCGACCTGGTCGCCCTGACCATTCTCGACCCACAGGTCGCCGGTGTCGGTTCCCGCGAGCTGCTGGACCGCAGTGCCACTCTCGCAAAGGTCTCGTCCCCGGGTGTGGCACGGGTGCGGGAGATCTGCGACGCCCGGACACTGGTCGTGGTCGTCGCCGACTGGACCGACGGTGCACCGTTGACCCGGGTGGCGGAGTCCGGTCCCGACCCGCTGGCCGCCGGTTACGCGATGGCCGATCTGGCGGATGCCGCCGGCGACGTCGCCGACCTGGGCGGATCGCTGGGCATCGACCACCGCAACCGGCTGCGGATCAGCTCGGAGGGCCGTGCCGTCCTGGCGTTCCCGGGTGTGTTGCCGGGCGGCTCATCCCGCCAGGACGTGCACGCGATCGCCGTGTCGCTGGACATGCTGTTGAGCTCGGTGCCGTCGCACCTGATCCCGGCGGAACTCCAGCAGATCCTGGACGACGCCCGACAGGTCGACGGTGTCGACGCCCGGCAGTTGGCTACGCGGTTGCGCGCGGCCACGACCTCCGAGTCACCGGACGCCGACCTCGTCACCAGTGCCGACGTCGCGCCGAACCCGGAACAGCGTGCCGGCTTCGGTGCCGCGCCGGAGAAGCCGGGGCGCACCGCGCTGTCCGTGACACTGACGATCGCCGGACTGTTCCTCATCGTCGCGCTGATCGTTGTCGTGGTGGCCTACTTCGGCGGTGACCGCAGGGATTCGCCGGTGACCACGGACTCGATCCGTGGCGGACAGTCCACCTCGGCCCAGGCAGCCGCAGAACCGGAACCCGTGGGCGTGTCGGACGCCAGTGAATGGGCCCCGGCCGAGAGCGGCACCGGGACCCTCGACAACCCGGAGGATGCCCCGTTGGTCATCGACGGAGACCCCGCGACGACCTGGAGTTCAGCACAGTACGTCGACCAGCTGGGGGACGGGCCGTCCTCCCTGAAACCGGGGATCGGGCTGCTGCTCTCACTGGACGAGGCCGCGTCGGTGACCTCTGTCGACCTCGAGGGTGTTCCGGACGGGACCCGGATCGAGCTGCGCTCGGGGTCCGGCGACATCACCGCGGTGGACCAGACGGAGCTGGTGGACGCGGAGACCGCGTCCGGTGGCACGCTGACCCTGTCCGGCGAGGACGCGCCCACCGGCGACCGTGTGCTGCTGTGGATCACCGAACTGCCGATGCCGGAGGCTGCCTCGGTGGGAGAGGTCACGGTGCACGGCGTGCGGGAGTGACCGCGACATCAAGCGACGTATCGTGCCGTATCCGGAAAACTGGATACGGCACGATACTTTGCGATACGCCGCCAGCCACCGAACCGTCCGAACCGGTAGCGTCCGCGGCCGTGCAGCCGTGTCCCGTCCTGCTACACCTCGTGGTCAGTCGATAGCAGTTCAGGAGCGAGGCTGGGCGGTGTCCGCGCGCGTGCGTCCCCCCATCGCAACCCACCATTAAAGCCCACATGCCCCCCAACCCTGGGCCGTCCGGCCTCGCGGTGGTGAAGTTGTCCACAGCCCCTCCGCAGATGCGTTCCGTTCGCTAAGGTTGTGCACAAGGCTTTCCTCCGCGGGGACGGAGGGGAGCAGGGGACACTTCCATTGGGGGAATTCATGACCATGTCAGCTATCTCGACAATAGCTGCGCCCACCGCAGCAGCGTCAGAAGCGCTGTCGGACGCCGAACTGCTGCGCCGGCACCTCGCCGGATGCGCCACATCCTTCACCGACCTGGTGGGCCGACATTCCGGGCTACTGGGGTGGGCGCTGCACCAGGCAGGTGTACCTGTCGAGGACCGCCAGGACGTCCTGCAGGACGGACTGCTCAAGATCCACCGCACGGCAGCCACATTCCGCGGTACGAATTCCGCCGCATCCTGGTTGCACACCATCATGCGCAACACGGCGCTGACGCACCTGCGCGACAGCCGACGCCGTAACGACGAGCTTGCCCGGGCAGTGGAGCTGAGGGAGAGGTTGCGCTATCTGCCGGACAGTCGCACCGTGGATGCCGGACGAATGGTGCACCGCATTCTGCTCCATGAGGCAGTCAACCAACTTCACCCAGGCCTGCGCGACGTGATCGTGCTCACCGACATGCAGGACTGGTCCCTGCGTGACACGGCGAACCACCTGGGCATTCCCACCGGGACGGTGAAGTCTCGTCGGGCGAGGGCGCACCGTCACCTGCGCGCGCAGCTTGCAGAAGCCGGGGTGGCACCTGTGGTGTCCGGTGCGTCGCTAGAATCGTCGGCATGAGTGATTCCACCCCGTCTGTGCATGACGTCGTCATCATCGGTTCCGGCCCCGCCGGCTACACCGCCGCCATCTACGCCGCCCGCGCGGAGCTCAAGCCCCTGGTCTTCGAGGGCATGGATTTCGGTGGCCTGCTGATGCAGACCACCGAGGTCGAGAACTTCCCCGGATTCCCGCAGTCCATCATGGGGCCGGCGCTTATGGACGATATGCGCAATCAGGCTGAACGCTTCGGTGCCGACCTTCGCATGGAGGATGTCGTCCGGGTCGAGTTGGACGGTGAACTGAAGAAGGTCTTCACCGACGAGGAGGAGTTCCACGCCCGTACGGTCATCCTCGCCACAGGGGCGGAGCCGCGGTATCTCGGCGTTCCGGGCGAGGAAGCGCTGCTGGGCCACGGTGTCTCGGCGTGCGCGACCTGCGACGGCTTCTTCTTCAAGGAGAAGCAGATCGCCGTGATCGGTGGCGGCGACTCTGCGATGGAGGAGGCTAACTTCCTCACGAAGTTCGGTGACCGCGTGACCATCATCCACCGTCGTGACGAGTTCCGTGCCTCGGCCATCATGGAGGAACGGGCACGCAACAACCCGAAGATCGACATGATCATGAACTCCCGCGTCACCGAGGTACTCGGTGACGGCAGTGTGCAGGCGCTCAAGCTCGAGGACACGGTCACCGGGGAGACCCGCGAGGTGCCGATGGACGCGATGTTCGTGGCCATCGGCCATGACCCCCGTACCGCCGTGTTTGACGGGCAGGTCGACCTTCAGGACAACGGCTACGTCAAGGTTGATGAGCCGTCCACGAAGACTTCCGTCCCGGGTGTGTTCGCTGCCGGGGACCTGGTGGATTCCCATTACCAGCAGGCGATCACCGCGGCCGGGTCCGGGTGCCGTGCGGCGCTGGACGCTGAAGGTTACCTGGCCGCTCTCTGAGGGCCGCCGGAGCCCGGCTTAGCCGGATCGTGACCCTACCGTGACCGCTCCGTGACTGTTCAGCGTATGTTTCCGTGCTCCTACTCCCGCGGGTATTGTGGTGTGGACACTCTTGCTCCCATCACCCTCAGGAGATTTCACCTATGTCCGACCCCGTGACCGTCACCCAGGACACGTTCCGCAGCACCGTCATCGAGTCGGACGTTCCCGTCCTGGTGGACTTCTGGGCTGGTTGGTGTCAGCCCTGCATCCAGATGGAACCGGCCCTCGAGAACATTGCTACCGCATATGACGGTTCCGTGACCGTGGCCAAGGTCAACGTGGAGGAGGAGCGAGGGCTCGCGTCGATGTTCCAGGTCATGTCCATCCCCGCACTCTTCATCTTCCACAATGGAAAGAAGGTCGTGGAGCTCCACGGACGGCAGTCCGAAGCAGACCTGTCCGCCAGCCTCGATTCCCTCATCTCGGCGTGATCTCTTCCCTTGACCATCAACGACCTGTGACGGAAACGAGAGGACAACGTGCACCGTAACTCACTCAAGCTGGGCGACCGGAGCCCGCGCGTCGCCGAAGTTCGCAGTACCCTCGCCCGGCTTGGATTCATTGACGGATTCACCGGGGATACCTCGGGGGACGCCGGCCAACGGTGGACCCCTGAGGATGAACTCTTCGACGCCGACCTGGACATTGCCCTGCGGGCCTTTCAGCAGCGACGCGGCATCATCGCCGACGGACACATCACTGACGGCACGTTACGGGCGCTCCGTGAAGCGTCCTACACACTCGGCGCCCGGGTGCTCTCCCTGCAACCACCGGGACACTTCTTTGTCGGTGATGATGTTGCCGAGCTTCAGGCACAGTTACATGACCTCGGTTTCTACACAGACCGGGTTGACGGCCAGTTTGGCCCGCAGACCCACGATGCTGTCCGGAAGTACCAGCTCAACTACGGTCTCACCAATGACGGCACCTGCGGCCCGGTGACTCTCCGTGCGCTGAGTTACCTGGGCCGGCGTATCACCGGTGGATCACCGCAGGCCATCCGTGAGAAGGAGCAGATCAGAGCGGCAGGTCCGCAGCTCACAGGTAAGCGGATTGTCATTGATCCGGGCCTGGGTGGGGACGTCGTCGGCCGGACCGTAACCGGTCGTTACGGCACCATCACCGAGGAGGAGATCCTGTGGGACCTGGCCACGCGGACCGAAGGCCGCATGATCGCGGCCGGCATGGAGACGATTCTTTCGCGTCCCCGTAGCGACAATCCCTCAAGCCTCGACCGCGCTGCCCTGGCCAATGCTTTCGGCGCAGATCTGATGATCTCGCTCCGGGCGGACGTCTATCCGAATGAGCGGGCCAACGGTGCGGCCTCGTTCTATTTCGGATCGGAGATCGGCTCGTCATCCCTGACGGGGGAGAAGCTCTCCGGCTTCATCCAGCGTGAGGTCACCACGCGGACGTCGTTGACGAACTGCCGCAGCCACCGTCGTACCTGGGATCTGCTCCGAATGACGAAGATGCCGGCTGTCCAGTTCGTCGCCGGCTATCTGACCAACGACGACGATGTCGCCGTACTGACAGATCCGGATGTCCGCGACACCATCGCCGAAGCTCTGGTTGTTGCGGTGAAGCGTCTCTACCTGCTGGACGCCGACACGGCGCCGACCGGGACGTACCGGTTCGCTGACGTGCTCGAAGCAGAAAAGCTGGCCTGAATGACAACCCTGTGTTTTAAGCCCGCTGCCCGCCGAGGACGGTACTGAGCGGGATCCGGTTGTTCAGGATCTCGTGAGCATCGGACTCGTAGTTGCTGAACAGTGACGATCCCTCCGCCAGCTTCTTGCGGTACCTCGGAAACCGAGGATGTTTTCCGACGACGGTGAAACCCTGCTGCTCAAGGATGTCAGCCGACAAGACCGGGGCCGCCTCAAGGTCCGACCCCGACCGACGGGGACGCTCCTCCCAGCCGTGGTAGCCCTCCGGGATGTATCCCAGGGGAGTCCCGTCCGCATCGTTACGACCATAGGCCTCCACTGCAGCAACTCCGCGGCGTTCTGCTTCAGTGAGAATAGTGTCAATCAGACTATGTTCCAGGTAGAGCCCCATGTAGGGCTGCTCCACGAAAACAGTCGAGATCTGGATGGCATCACCAGATACGGGACCCGAGGGCATTCCCTCTGACCCGGGAAAATAGGCCGGTGGAGCGAAGAAGGCGGTAGCTGCTGGCCGTTCTCCGCTTCCCTCATCTCCGGTCCCGACGAACGCTGTATAGCCGCAGGTCCCCCACCGGTAAAGGACGGAGTGGATCCACATCTGCTTGTCGAACGCGGGATCAGCACTGGTCACCGCAGGCGCGAGCTCCCAGAAAACGTCGCTCCCCGCGGTAGGCGCCACCACATCACCACTGTCGTGTTGCAGTGCGCTGTACCTGATCTCCACCGATTGTCCTCCTTTGTCGGAGGTCGAGTTTACCCGGCACGCGAGAGCATCGCGGGAGGTACAGGGAATCCGACGTGCAGCTCACAGTTTCACGTGAAACTGTGACTGATCACTATTCTCTGGGAAGTTTGAGTAGATCCGTGATCCGCTCGAAGTCATCCTCATCACCAAATTCGACGACGATCTTTCCCTTCTTCGCGCCCATCTGTACGGTAACCCGGGTGTCGAGCGCGTCGGCTGCAGATGTGGCCCACTGAGTGACTGCCTCCGGCTGGTCACGGGGTGCACGGGATTTCCGCGGGACCTGCTCGTCGCCACGGTTAAGCAACACGACGGCTTCTTCAGTTGCTCGCACGCTGAGACCTTCAGCGATGATACGCTCAGCCAACTGATCCTGAGCTTCAGGACCGGCTTTCACTCCTAAGAGGGCCCGAGCGTGTCCGGCA
The genomic region above belongs to Corynebacterium glyciniphilum AJ 3170 and contains:
- a CDS encoding murein biosynthesis integral membrane protein MurJ; protein product: MTDSREDPGDAAHTGERGRFRAATPPAKAAPSRSSRSSGSTDHDTSDATGGTDSGADHSKLNMSPAERAATDPRLTKATAAASKTTSSSGASITEAADGNEGSGATTASDTDVVRATGSMAIATLLSRITGFLRTALIGWALGAGVASAFNTANTLPNLITELVLGAVLTSLVVPLLVRAEKEDSDRGAAFIRRLLTLTFTLMMTVTVIAVLAAPLLTRVSLDSDGQVNIGMSTAFAYLVLPQIVFYALFAVMMAVLNTKGIFKPGAWAPVVNNVVTLAVLSLYILLPNESKLGKDDVVTITDPHIMLLGLGTTLGVVVQAAIMVPYLRKAGVDIRPLWGLDDRLKQFGGMALAIVVYVLISQIGWVLNNRIASSSGAGPTIYMQAWQLLQVPYGVIGVTLLTAVMPRLSRNAADGDDKAVVKDLTMATKLTMLALVPVIAFFTAFGTLIAPALFAYQEFSLDDANVLGWTISFSAFTLVPYAIVLLHLRVFYAREEVWTPTFIIGGITITKVSLAYLAPHIASEPRLVVVLLGAANGMGFVAGAIIGHRLLKRSLGHLGMRSVLKTSLWALGASAVSALIVWRLDALVDRFLIPDGFMFGFLLRLMIAGVVFLAIVMLIMSRSKLPEVMTVGATLARLPVVGRFFAGAVPEDEDGRPAARITEMPIAGMAGLTGQDVVGPAMPPLSAGRVRGPRLVPGAPILQGRFRLLSDHGGSPAARLWQARDNETGDLVALTILDPQVAGVGSRELLDRSATLAKVSSPGVARVREICDARTLVVVVADWTDGAPLTRVAESGPDPLAAGYAMADLADAAGDVADLGGSLGIDHRNRLRISSEGRAVLAFPGVLPGGSSRQDVHAIAVSLDMLLSSVPSHLIPAELQQILDDARQVDGVDARQLATRLRAATTSESPDADLVTSADVAPNPEQRAGFGAAPEKPGRTALSVTLTIAGLFLIVALIVVVVAYFGGDRRDSPVTTDSIRGGQSTSAQAAAEPEPVGVSDASEWAPAESGTGTLDNPEDAPLVIDGDPATTWSSAQYVDQLGDGPSSLKPGIGLLLSLDEAASVTSVDLEGVPDGTRIELRSGSGDITAVDQTELVDAETASGGTLTLSGEDAPTGDRVLLWITELPMPEAASVGEVTVHGVRE
- a CDS encoding RNA polymerase sigma factor, encoding MTMSAISTIAAPTAAASEALSDAELLRRHLAGCATSFTDLVGRHSGLLGWALHQAGVPVEDRQDVLQDGLLKIHRTAATFRGTNSAASWLHTIMRNTALTHLRDSRRRNDELARAVELRERLRYLPDSRTVDAGRMVHRILLHEAVNQLHPGLRDVIVLTDMQDWSLRDTANHLGIPTGTVKSRRARAHRHLRAQLAEAGVAPVVSGASLESSA
- the trxB gene encoding thioredoxin-disulfide reductase, which translates into the protein MSDSTPSVHDVVIIGSGPAGYTAAIYAARAELKPLVFEGMDFGGLLMQTTEVENFPGFPQSIMGPALMDDMRNQAERFGADLRMEDVVRVELDGELKKVFTDEEEFHARTVILATGAEPRYLGVPGEEALLGHGVSACATCDGFFFKEKQIAVIGGGDSAMEEANFLTKFGDRVTIIHRRDEFRASAIMEERARNNPKIDMIMNSRVTEVLGDGSVQALKLEDTVTGETREVPMDAMFVAIGHDPRTAVFDGQVDLQDNGYVKVDEPSTKTSVPGVFAAGDLVDSHYQQAITAAGSGCRAALDAEGYLAAL
- the trxA gene encoding thioredoxin, which translates into the protein MSDPVTVTQDTFRSTVIESDVPVLVDFWAGWCQPCIQMEPALENIATAYDGSVTVAKVNVEEERGLASMFQVMSIPALFIFHNGKKVVELHGRQSEADLSASLDSLISA
- a CDS encoding N-acetylmuramoyl-L-alanine amidase, with amino-acid sequence MHRNSLKLGDRSPRVAEVRSTLARLGFIDGFTGDTSGDAGQRWTPEDELFDADLDIALRAFQQRRGIIADGHITDGTLRALREASYTLGARVLSLQPPGHFFVGDDVAELQAQLHDLGFYTDRVDGQFGPQTHDAVRKYQLNYGLTNDGTCGPVTLRALSYLGRRITGGSPQAIREKEQIRAAGPQLTGKRIVIDPGLGGDVVGRTVTGRYGTITEEEILWDLATRTEGRMIAAGMETILSRPRSDNPSSLDRAALANAFGADLMISLRADVYPNERANGAASFYFGSEIGSSSLTGEKLSGFIQREVTTRTSLTNCRSHRRTWDLLRMTKMPAVQFVAGYLTNDDDVAVLTDPDVRDTIAEALVVAVKRLYLLDADTAPTGTYRFADVLEAEKLA